A window of the Brachybacterium sacelli genome harbors these coding sequences:
- a CDS encoding glycosyltransferase, with protein MNAIPAASGGTDETPEVPPQRLLQRLIMPLEASPDIIPLYIEAEDARSGVSGGAFGLGGPDRTAEGGAADTPRPASHVHVDATELDDRYAVRIPARSMRSFGTYFNAFPASYWRRWTPVRSIRLSIRTAGSGQLVVMRSTARGTLQRQMSRTVAGGATEHVFDLPLNAFGDGGWYWFDAYAGDEELTILGARWTADADLARTEGSFSISMTTMNKVPYCLDNIRAVATDPDLRALLDVMYVIDQGSDRLRDHTNELAALQEELAGQLRIIEQGNIGGSGGFSRGMYEAATAGASTYVMNCDDDIVIEPESLIRMTTFADFATRPTIVGAHMFDLNNRSVLHTFGEVVDPWRIQPSLPDPAAVLGHDFSLSPLRSTPWLHRRADVDYNGWWSCLIPTETVRAIGLSLPVFIKWDDAEYGLRAKKAGYPTVSLPGAGVWHMSWVDKDDLVGWQAYFHERNRIITALLHSPYERGGRVVKESQFMDVKHLISMQYYTEAGRLMAQRDVLDGPEALHPSIGTKLPQIRSMAGDFDDASAKKDPDHYPPVHIDKPPRKGRPFTEPARTMLPAWTVKVLAKQLVKPPKARSEENPQAAIPHIDAKWWRLSAYDSALVSNAEGTQVSWYKRDPRQVRSMLAGAIGAHVELHRRWPELQRAYRQAAQHITSFEAWERTFAENPAPVRDRDREESAPATGGTGTGDATA; from the coding sequence ATGAACGCCATCCCTGCCGCATCCGGCGGCACCGACGAGACCCCCGAGGTCCCGCCGCAGCGTCTGCTGCAGCGCCTGATCATGCCCCTGGAGGCCTCCCCGGACATCATCCCTCTGTACATCGAGGCGGAGGACGCCCGCTCCGGCGTCTCCGGCGGCGCCTTCGGGCTGGGCGGCCCGGACCGCACGGCCGAGGGGGGCGCCGCGGACACCCCGCGCCCCGCCTCCCATGTCCATGTGGACGCCACCGAGCTCGACGACCGCTACGCGGTGCGGATCCCGGCACGCTCCATGCGGTCCTTCGGCACCTACTTCAACGCCTTCCCGGCCAGCTACTGGCGACGCTGGACCCCGGTGCGCTCGATCCGTCTGAGCATCCGCACGGCAGGCAGCGGTCAGCTGGTCGTCATGCGCTCCACGGCGCGCGGGACGCTGCAGCGCCAGATGTCGCGCACCGTCGCGGGCGGTGCGACCGAGCACGTCTTCGACCTCCCCCTGAACGCCTTCGGCGACGGCGGCTGGTACTGGTTCGACGCCTACGCGGGGGACGAGGAGCTCACGATCCTGGGGGCCCGGTGGACGGCGGACGCCGACCTCGCCCGCACCGAGGGCAGCTTCTCGATCTCGATGACGACCATGAACAAGGTCCCCTACTGCCTCGACAACATCCGTGCCGTCGCGACGGACCCGGATCTTCGCGCGCTGCTGGACGTCATGTACGTGATCGACCAGGGCTCGGACCGGCTGCGGGACCACACGAACGAGCTCGCCGCGCTGCAGGAGGAGCTGGCCGGTCAGCTGCGGATCATCGAGCAGGGCAACATCGGCGGCAGCGGCGGCTTCTCCCGCGGCATGTACGAGGCCGCCACCGCCGGGGCCTCGACCTACGTGATGAACTGCGACGACGACATCGTCATCGAACCGGAGTCGCTGATCCGGATGACGACCTTCGCGGACTTCGCCACCCGGCCCACGATCGTCGGCGCCCACATGTTCGACCTCAACAACCGCTCCGTGCTGCACACCTTCGGCGAGGTCGTGGACCCGTGGCGGATCCAGCCCTCGCTGCCGGATCCCGCGGCGGTGCTGGGCCACGACTTCTCCCTCTCGCCGCTGCGCTCGACCCCGTGGCTGCACCGCCGCGCGGACGTGGACTACAACGGCTGGTGGAGCTGCCTGATCCCGACCGAGACGGTGCGCGCGATCGGCCTGAGCCTGCCGGTGTTCATCAAATGGGACGACGCCGAGTACGGCCTGCGCGCGAAGAAGGCCGGATATCCGACCGTGTCGCTCCCGGGCGCGGGCGTGTGGCACATGAGCTGGGTCGACAAGGACGACCTGGTGGGATGGCAGGCGTACTTCCATGAGCGCAACCGGATCATCACCGCGCTGCTGCACTCCCCGTACGAGCGCGGCGGCCGGGTGGTCAAGGAGTCCCAGTTCATGGACGTCAAGCACCTGATCTCCATGCAGTACTACACCGAGGCCGGGCGACTGATGGCCCAGCGGGACGTGCTCGACGGGCCGGAGGCGCTGCACCCGTCGATCGGTACCAAGCTGCCGCAGATCCGGTCGATGGCCGGCGACTTCGACGACGCCTCCGCGAAGAAGGATCCAGACCACTACCCGCCCGTCCACATCGACAAGCCGCCCCGCAAGGGCCGGCCATTCACCGAGCCGGCCCGGACGATGCTCCCGGCCTGGACCGTGAAGGTCCTGGCCAAGCAGCTGGTGAAGCCGCCGAAGGCCCGCTCCGAGGAGAATCCGCAGGCCGCGATCCCGCACATCGACGCGAAGTGGTGGCGGCTGTCGGCCTACGACAGTGCGCTGGTCTCCAATGCGGAGGGCACACAGGTCTCCTGGTACAAGCGGGACCCGCGTCAGGTCCGTTCGATGCTGGCCGGCGCGATCGGCGCGCACGTGGAGCTCCACCGCCGGTGGCCGGAGCTCCAGCGCGCCTACCGGCAGGCCGCCCAGCACATCACCTCCTTCGAGGCGTGGGAGCGGACCTTCGCCGAGAACCCCGCCCCGGTGCGCGACCGCGACCGGGAGGAGTCCGCTCCCGCCACGGGCGGCACAGGGACCGGGGACGCGACGGCGTGA
- a CDS encoding glycosyltransferase family 2 protein produces MTHSAPAGGSTPQPGTAHPDADSARVVAVVVTYNREDLLRECLDALEAQERRPDAVVVIDNASSDASGEIADVHQIGADVVHLHRNVGGAGGFATGVARALVRHDADWVWLMDDDTIPRPGALAALVRTLENSPVRLSVLSSRAVWTDGRDHPMNTQRIRLGASAAEKRDAAQAGGRPIRTASYVSALLNGQDVRRLGLPYADYFIWSDDFEHTGRLLRHGRGLQVPASVVEHRTVAFSNAQTSPGSRFYFDVRNRLWALLRTTSFSPLERLLYGGRTVLGWAGQLARHRGSLLGIGVRGLLAALRRGPRPSPTVLASEGEAAADVRAIERAAGR; encoded by the coding sequence GTGACCCATTCCGCACCCGCAGGCGGTTCGACGCCGCAGCCCGGGACCGCTCACCCCGATGCCGACTCGGCGCGAGTCGTCGCCGTGGTCGTGACCTACAACCGCGAGGACCTGCTGCGCGAGTGCCTCGACGCCCTCGAGGCCCAGGAGCGCCGGCCCGACGCCGTGGTCGTGATCGACAACGCCTCCAGCGATGCCAGCGGCGAGATCGCCGACGTGCATCAGATCGGGGCCGATGTCGTCCACCTGCACCGCAACGTCGGGGGAGCGGGAGGTTTCGCGACCGGCGTGGCGCGCGCCCTGGTCCGGCACGACGCCGACTGGGTGTGGCTGATGGACGACGACACCATCCCGCGGCCCGGGGCGCTCGCCGCGCTGGTGCGCACCCTCGAGAACTCGCCGGTGCGCCTGAGCGTGCTCAGCTCGCGGGCGGTGTGGACCGACGGCCGCGACCACCCCATGAACACCCAGCGCATCCGGCTCGGCGCGAGCGCCGCGGAGAAGCGGGACGCCGCCCAGGCCGGCGGCCGGCCCATCCGTACCGCCAGCTACGTCTCCGCCCTGCTGAACGGTCAGGACGTGCGGCGGCTCGGACTGCCCTACGCGGACTACTTCATCTGGTCCGACGACTTCGAGCACACCGGTCGTCTGCTGCGCCACGGTCGCGGACTGCAGGTGCCCGCCTCCGTGGTCGAGCACCGCACGGTCGCCTTCAGCAATGCGCAGACCAGCCCCGGATCCCGCTTCTACTTCGACGTGCGCAACCGCCTGTGGGCGCTGCTGCGGACGACGTCCTTCAGCCCGCTGGAGCGGCTCCTGTACGGCGGTCGGACCGTGCTCGGCTGGGCCGGGCAGCTGGCGCGCCATCGCGGCAGCCTGCTGGGCATCGGGGTGCGGGGGCTGCTCGCGGCGCTGCGCCGGGGGCCGCGTCCCTCACCCACCGTGCTCGCGTCCGAGGGAGAGGCCGCGGCAGACGTGCGCGCGATCGAGCGGGCGGCCGGACGGTGA
- a CDS encoding DUF2304 domain-containing protein has product MGEHELIHALGPDLGVGSRTFIIQLLLVLGIVAIIGWLFAKRGAKQLAVRRLLIIAFAMFAVVTVLFPSVLTRVANLVGVGRGADLLLYATVLVLLGFLALQEARTKAAEKRTTYLARRLALDEAPPPAEYRAAALGRRDG; this is encoded by the coding sequence ATGGGTGAGCACGAGCTGATCCACGCCCTCGGGCCCGACCTCGGGGTCGGCAGCCGCACCTTCATCATCCAGCTGCTGCTGGTGCTGGGCATCGTGGCGATCATCGGGTGGCTGTTCGCCAAGCGGGGGGCCAAGCAGCTCGCCGTGCGCCGTCTGCTGATCATCGCCTTCGCGATGTTCGCGGTGGTGACCGTGCTGTTCCCGAGCGTGCTGACCCGAGTGGCGAATCTCGTGGGCGTCGGCCGTGGGGCCGATCTGCTGCTGTACGCGACGGTGCTGGTGCTGCTGGGCTTCCTCGCCCTGCAGGAGGCCCGCACCAAAGCGGCCGAGAAGCGCACCACCTACCTCGCGCGGCGGCTCGCGCTCGACGAGGCGCCGCCTCCCGCCGAGTACCGCGCCGCGGCTCTGGGCCGTCGGGACGGATGA
- a CDS encoding nucleotide sugar dehydrogenase, whose product MKTAVVALGKIGLPLAVQFADAGHEVIGVDVNPRQVELINQATEPFPGEAHLQDKLTELVPSGRLRATTEYAEAIPGADAIVIVVPLFVDDATWEPDFAWMDAATRSLAEHITPGTLVSYETTLPVGTLRGRFTPMIEEISSLKESEDFFAVFSPERVLTGRVFEDLRKYPKLIGALSEEGTARARAFYESALTFDERPDLKRPNGVWDLGSPEASELAKLAETTYRDVNIGLANEFALFAQDNGIDVYKVIEASNSQPYSHIHQPGIAVGGHCIPVYPRLYLSTDPRAETVRTARTLNASVPARLVERAANLLGDLTGLKAVVLGASYRTGVKETAFSGVFPVVEALREHGAEVAVHDTYYDDEELAGYGWAPYHLGEAADLVIVQTNHPEYAELAAGDVPGLKLLIDGRNITTAGNWAGTPRLVLGDGSASTHQQAEEA is encoded by the coding sequence GTGAAGACTGCTGTCGTCGCCCTGGGGAAGATCGGTCTGCCACTGGCAGTGCAGTTCGCGGACGCGGGCCATGAGGTGATCGGGGTCGACGTGAATCCGCGCCAGGTGGAGCTGATCAATCAGGCCACCGAGCCGTTCCCCGGCGAGGCCCATCTCCAGGACAAGCTCACCGAGCTGGTGCCGAGCGGGAGGCTGCGCGCCACCACGGAGTACGCCGAGGCGATCCCGGGCGCGGACGCGATCGTGATCGTGGTGCCCCTGTTCGTGGACGACGCCACCTGGGAACCGGACTTCGCGTGGATGGATGCGGCCACCAGATCGCTCGCCGAGCACATCACCCCCGGCACCCTGGTCTCCTACGAGACGACCCTGCCGGTGGGCACGCTGCGGGGGCGTTTCACCCCGATGATCGAGGAGATCTCCTCCCTGAAGGAGTCGGAGGACTTCTTCGCGGTGTTCTCCCCCGAACGGGTGCTGACCGGGCGCGTGTTCGAGGACCTGCGCAAGTACCCCAAGCTGATCGGGGCACTGTCCGAAGAGGGCACGGCCCGGGCCCGCGCCTTCTACGAGTCGGCGCTGACCTTCGACGAGCGCCCGGATCTGAAGCGCCCCAACGGGGTGTGGGACCTGGGCTCTCCGGAGGCCTCCGAGCTGGCCAAGCTGGCCGAGACCACCTACCGGGACGTCAACATCGGCCTGGCCAACGAATTCGCGCTGTTCGCACAGGACAACGGGATCGACGTGTACAAGGTGATCGAGGCCTCCAACTCCCAGCCCTACTCCCACATCCACCAGCCCGGCATCGCCGTCGGCGGGCACTGCATCCCGGTCTACCCGCGCCTGTATCTCTCGACCGATCCCCGCGCGGAGACGGTCCGCACCGCCCGCACCCTGAACGCCTCGGTGCCCGCGCGCCTGGTGGAGCGGGCCGCGAACCTGCTCGGCGACCTGACCGGTCTGAAGGCCGTGGTCCTCGGCGCCTCCTACCGCACCGGGGTGAAGGAGACCGCGTTCTCGGGGGTGTTCCCCGTGGTCGAGGCGCTGCGTGAGCACGGCGCCGAGGTCGCGGTCCACGACACCTACTACGACGACGAGGAACTGGCCGGCTACGGCTGGGCCCCGTACCACCTGGGCGAGGCCGCCGACCTGGTGATCGTCCAGACCAACCATCCCGAGTACGCCGAGCTCGCCGCCGGCGACGTGCCCGGTCTCAAGCTCCTCATCGACGGCCGCAACATCACCACCGCCGGCAACTGGGCCGGCACCCCCCGCCTCGTCCTCGGCGACGGCTCCGCCTCCACCCATCAGCAGGCCGAGGAGGCCTGA
- a CDS encoding LCP family protein, with protein sequence MSDHLPPRSPRPGGPRRPAGHRARAGGSARPVPGASPGRPTGAAGPAPTRPLPVSEQRPVARGQNAGYGADDGYGGYGGGWGPGGPAGPPPDPGRRPRRRSRIPRPVRLGATLLVLVLVIVVGWGAGLVLWADSRIEHVDALSEAENTPGTTYLIAGSDRRGGDSVGDDGTEGARTDTIMLLHKAPGGNSYMVSLPRDTLVDIPGYGGYKLNAAYSFGGAPLLVETVEDFTGLAVDHYVEIGFDGVSGMVDAVGHVNLCIDQDVDDEKSGLSMTEGCHDVGGEQALAFVRARYFDPTADIGRQQRQQQFIESLMERVTSPSVLLNPVRHVKLAGAGSDSLVTSEGTGIIDVTRMALTARSAMGNGTMTMPVEDPEFQTENSGVAILTDDQDIADFFGSIEDGSADPASGDEG encoded by the coding sequence GTGAGCGATCACCTGCCGCCGCGCTCCCCGCGGCCGGGAGGGCCCCGTCGTCCTGCCGGTCATCGAGCGCGCGCCGGAGGCAGCGCCCGCCCCGTGCCGGGCGCGTCCCCAGGACGACCCACCGGGGCTGCGGGCCCCGCTCCCACCCGTCCGCTGCCCGTCTCCGAGCAGCGTCCCGTCGCCCGCGGGCAGAACGCCGGATACGGCGCCGACGACGGCTACGGAGGATACGGCGGAGGGTGGGGCCCCGGCGGTCCGGCCGGCCCGCCCCCTGATCCCGGTCGCCGGCCACGCCGCCGCTCCCGGATCCCCCGGCCCGTGCGGTTGGGGGCGACGCTCCTGGTCCTGGTCCTGGTGATCGTGGTGGGCTGGGGTGCGGGTCTGGTGCTGTGGGCCGACAGCCGCATCGAGCACGTCGATGCCCTGTCGGAGGCGGAGAACACGCCCGGCACCACCTATCTCATCGCCGGATCCGACCGCCGCGGCGGGGACTCGGTCGGCGACGACGGCACCGAGGGTGCGCGCACCGACACGATCATGCTCCTGCACAAGGCGCCGGGCGGGAACAGCTACATGGTCTCCCTCCCCCGCGACACCCTCGTCGACATCCCCGGCTACGGCGGGTACAAGCTCAACGCCGCCTACTCCTTCGGCGGTGCCCCGCTGCTGGTCGAGACCGTCGAGGACTTCACCGGGCTGGCGGTGGACCACTACGTGGAGATCGGCTTCGACGGCGTCTCCGGCATGGTCGACGCGGTCGGCCATGTGAACCTGTGCATCGACCAGGACGTCGACGACGAGAAGTCCGGGCTGTCGATGACCGAGGGCTGTCACGACGTCGGCGGCGAGCAGGCGCTGGCCTTCGTGCGCGCCCGATACTTCGACCCGACCGCGGACATCGGACGCCAGCAGCGTCAGCAGCAGTTCATCGAGTCCCTCATGGAGCGGGTGACCTCACCGTCGGTCCTGCTGAACCCGGTGCGGCACGTGAAGCTGGCCGGCGCCGGCTCCGATTCACTGGTCACCAGCGAGGGCACCGGGATCATCGACGTCACCCGCATGGCCCTGACGGCGCGCAGCGCGATGGGCAATGGCACCATGACCATGCCGGTCGAGGATCCGGAGTTCCAGACCGAGAACTCCGGGGTCGCGATCCTCACGGACGACCAGGACATCGCCGACTTCTTCGGCTCCATCGAGGACGGCTCGGCCGACCCTGCGAGCGGCGACGAAGGCTGA
- a CDS encoding glycosyltransferase family 2 protein, whose product MSTPEPVSDPDAEAASPGAENTWFVVPLFNEGPVVGEVIRALRRRYPLVVCVDDGSMDDSAMIAEEAGAAVVRHPYNMGQGAALKTGIDYALRDPDMRQVVTFDSDGQHQVDDAASMIALRDDEGVDIVLGSRFLDARTKPGLLKRAVLRGAVWYSNLTSGVKLSDAHNGLRVLGREACRKIAIEQNRMAHASEIVEEIGRHRLTVREHPVHILYTDYSRSKGQSMLNSVNIVIDMLFR is encoded by the coding sequence ATGAGCACCCCCGAGCCCGTGAGCGACCCGGACGCGGAGGCGGCGTCCCCCGGAGCCGAGAACACCTGGTTCGTGGTCCCCCTGTTCAACGAGGGGCCGGTCGTCGGGGAGGTCATCCGCGCGCTGCGCCGGCGTTATCCGCTGGTGGTCTGCGTGGACGACGGCAGCATGGACGACTCGGCGATGATCGCCGAGGAGGCCGGTGCCGCGGTCGTGCGCCACCCCTACAACATGGGCCAGGGCGCCGCGCTGAAGACCGGCATCGACTACGCGCTGCGCGACCCGGACATGCGCCAGGTCGTGACCTTCGACTCCGATGGCCAGCACCAGGTCGACGACGCCGCCTCGATGATCGCGCTGCGCGACGACGAGGGGGTGGACATCGTCCTGGGCTCGCGCTTCCTCGACGCGCGCACCAAGCCCGGGCTGCTCAAGCGGGCCGTGCTGCGCGGCGCGGTCTGGTACTCGAACCTCACCAGCGGGGTGAAGCTCTCCGACGCCCACAACGGACTGCGGGTCCTCGGCCGCGAGGCCTGCCGGAAGATCGCCATCGAGCAGAACCGGATGGCGCACGCCTCGGAGATCGTCGAGGAGATCGGCCGTCACCGCCTCACCGTGCGGGAGCACCCGGTGCACATCCTGTACACCGACTACTCCCGCTCCAAGGGTCAGTCGATGCTGAACTCGGTGAACATCGTCATCGACATGCTGTTCCGCTGA
- a CDS encoding DUF6541 family protein, with protein MTALAALVLAILVVLAAAYLPGYAAVRMLGGSHLLSLALGPALAAAIAGISAILAALVGIPWSLLPFLLGAALLVAVAYGLRRLGVSLPSTVLDGPLSPRRAVPGGAAWIGGAVAIAIAPIAVQAGRPDAVLERWDTLYHLSALQRIRETGIASSLQVGAVSNTEGDPTFYPAAFHALAALVPGVPTATLLNATVLALAVTPWILGIALLARTLFAEVPWAPFAAAVTAAVIPATPLDLWIHLSPVPNLSAFAALPGALAAASALWTALLPGTTARPAIAAVLVIGSAGAGLGLTHPNVAVTALILLAVLTAVTALPWWRRRPALIAVPVLALLPVALLSYTPLGSDVTGFNGGLEVSWWLALGEVLLGLHTVWPMALGVVIAVLWWPGLVASFRSAPQRWAAVAWLVIAVIYLDAALDSPLNLSALYYRGQDRVSMPLAMLSAVLVVPGLQVWARLLGRRREDRPSRRGPSAVTAVLVVAAVLATLASIPARTDNAAKNLAADYPGRGRFLQADERALFEQHVPQMDPDGTVLASPFSGAAHLYALFGQDVRLPVAGMAYTDLDRDLIYATENAATNPADCRLLEENGIAYVYQELMPYNRHKTSDSVNFAGADLGTVLFETGHSRMIEIDCDPGDGSYDPA; from the coding sequence ATGACCGCGCTGGCCGCCCTCGTCCTGGCGATCCTCGTCGTCCTGGCGGCGGCGTACCTGCCCGGGTACGCCGCCGTCCGGATGCTCGGCGGTTCGCACCTGCTGTCCCTCGCGCTGGGCCCGGCGCTGGCCGCCGCGATCGCCGGCATCAGCGCGATCCTCGCCGCGCTGGTCGGGATCCCCTGGTCCCTGCTGCCCTTCCTGCTCGGTGCCGCGCTGCTCGTCGCCGTCGCCTACGGGCTGCGCCGTCTGGGTGTGTCACTGCCCTCGACCGTGCTCGACGGTCCTCTGTCGCCGCGGCGCGCCGTGCCCGGCGGGGCCGCCTGGATCGGCGGAGCCGTCGCCATCGCCATCGCCCCCATCGCCGTGCAGGCCGGCCGCCCCGACGCCGTGCTCGAGCGCTGGGACACGCTATACCACCTCTCGGCGCTGCAGCGGATCCGGGAGACCGGTATCGCCTCGAGCCTCCAGGTCGGGGCGGTCTCGAACACCGAGGGCGATCCGACGTTCTACCCGGCGGCGTTCCATGCTCTGGCGGCCCTGGTCCCCGGCGTCCCCACCGCCACCTTGCTGAACGCGACCGTGCTGGCCCTGGCCGTGACCCCCTGGATCCTCGGCATCGCGCTGCTGGCCCGCACCCTGTTCGCCGAGGTGCCGTGGGCGCCCTTCGCCGCCGCCGTCACCGCGGCCGTGATCCCGGCGACGCCGCTGGACCTCTGGATCCACCTCTCCCCCGTCCCGAACCTCAGCGCCTTCGCCGCGCTGCCGGGGGCGCTGGCCGCCGCGTCCGCCCTATGGACCGCGCTGCTGCCGGGCACGACCGCGCGCCCGGCGATCGCGGCCGTGCTCGTCATCGGCTCCGCGGGCGCGGGGCTGGGGCTCACGCACCCGAACGTCGCGGTCACGGCCCTGATCCTGCTGGCGGTGCTGACCGCCGTGACCGCGCTGCCGTGGTGGCGGCGCCGCCCCGCCCTGATCGCGGTGCCCGTGCTCGCCCTGCTGCCGGTCGCGCTGCTGTCGTACACGCCGCTGGGCTCGGACGTGACCGGGTTCAACGGGGGCCTCGAGGTGTCGTGGTGGCTCGCCCTCGGGGAGGTGCTGCTGGGGCTGCACACGGTGTGGCCGATGGCCCTGGGCGTGGTGATCGCCGTGCTGTGGTGGCCAGGGCTGGTCGCCTCCTTCCGCTCGGCTCCGCAGCGCTGGGCGGCGGTCGCCTGGCTGGTGATCGCGGTGATCTACCTCGATGCGGCGCTGGACTCGCCGCTGAACCTGTCTGCCCTGTACTACCGCGGCCAGGACCGGGTCTCGATGCCGCTGGCAATGCTGTCAGCCGTGCTGGTGGTGCCGGGCCTGCAGGTCTGGGCCCGCCTGTTGGGCCGGCGCCGCGAGGACCGACCGAGCCGGCGGGGCCCCTCGGCGGTGACGGCCGTGCTGGTGGTCGCCGCCGTCCTCGCGACCCTGGCCTCGATCCCCGCCCGCACGGACAATGCCGCCAAGAATCTCGCCGCGGACTATCCGGGGCGCGGCCGCTTCCTGCAGGCCGACGAGCGCGCCCTGTTCGAGCAGCACGTGCCGCAGATGGATCCCGACGGCACCGTGCTGGCCAGCCCGTTCTCCGGAGCGGCGCATCTGTACGCGCTGTTCGGGCAGGACGTGCGGCTGCCGGTGGCCGGGATGGCCTACACGGACCTCGACCGCGACCTGATCTACGCCACCGAGAACGCCGCGACGAATCCCGCGGACTGCCGTCTGCTGGAGGAGAACGGGATCGCCTACGTCTATCAGGAGCTGATGCCGTACAACCGGCACAAGACCTCCGACTCGGTCAACTTCGCCGGCGCGGACCTGGGCACGGTGCTGTTCGAGACGGGCCATTCCCGCATGATCGAGATCGACTGTGACCCGGGAGACGGGAGCTATGACCCCGCCTGA
- a CDS encoding glycosyltransferase: MPLWKRDLPERVEAAIASATLEQQLPPDLLILTVDGPVTAELDALIARVEDGDFGPARVLRHRSHRGVASALQDGLEASPHELVARADADDLCRPERFALQIPAMSGPPALDLMGGAMREFSDHVAPGDGPRRTRPLVHDEIVAYLPHHSPFHHPTIVLRRSVALAVGGYRDLPLLEDYWLWERMMLGGARMGNLAEVVVDYRVDDELFARRGGWRLFASDVRLQRHMVLDRVTSPGLFLRNLALRGIYRLAPGWLRRFGYRTFIEKTA, from the coding sequence ATGCCCCTGTGGAAGCGTGACCTCCCCGAGCGGGTCGAGGCGGCGATCGCCTCCGCCACCCTCGAGCAGCAGCTGCCTCCCGACCTGCTGATCCTCACCGTCGACGGCCCGGTCACCGCCGAGCTGGACGCCCTGATCGCTCGCGTGGAGGACGGCGACTTCGGCCCGGCCCGGGTGCTGCGTCACCGCAGTCATCGGGGTGTGGCCTCCGCGTTGCAGGACGGTCTGGAGGCCTCGCCCCACGAGCTGGTCGCCCGGGCCGATGCCGACGACCTCTGCCGGCCCGAGCGCTTCGCCCTGCAGATCCCGGCCATGAGCGGTCCTCCCGCCCTGGACCTGATGGGCGGCGCGATGCGAGAGTTCAGCGATCACGTCGCGCCCGGGGACGGACCGCGACGCACCCGTCCGCTCGTGCACGACGAGATCGTCGCGTACCTCCCTCACCACAGTCCCTTCCACCACCCCACCATCGTGCTGCGCCGCTCCGTGGCCCTCGCCGTGGGCGGCTACCGCGACCTCCCGCTGCTGGAGGACTACTGGCTCTGGGAGCGGATGATGCTCGGCGGAGCCCGGATGGGGAACCTCGCCGAGGTGGTCGTCGACTACCGCGTGGACGACGAGCTGTTCGCCCGACGCGGCGGCTGGCGACTTTTCGCGAGCGACGTGCGGCTGCAGCGCCACATGGTGCTGGACCGGGTCACCAGTCCGGGTCTGTTCCTGCGCAATCTCGCCCTGCGGGGCATCTACCGTCTCGCACCGGGGTGGCTGCGACGGTTCGGATACCGCACGTTCATCGAGAAGACGGCGTGA
- the glf gene encoding UDP-galactopyranose mutase, with amino-acid sequence MSTPDLLIVGSGLFGLTIAERAVAEHGAKVTLIDRRPHLGGNAYSEADPVTGIEVHKYGAHLFHTSNPRVWEYVNGFTDFTGYRHTVYTTHQGVVYPMPINLGTVNQFFRAAYTPDEARALITEQAGELAGTDPENLDEKGISLIGRPLYEAFIKNYTGKQWQTDPKELPASIISRLPVRYTYNNRYFNDTHEGLPTQGYTAWLERMADNPNIEVQLETDYFDASQPLNKDAVRGNIPVVYTGPIDRYFDYQQGELGWRTIDLETEHLEVGDFQGTSVMNYADAEVPYTRIIEPRHFHPERDYPTDRTVIQREYSRFAESGDEPYYPINSGSDRETLLAYRELADAEPRTLFGGRLGTYQYLDMHMAIGSALSMADNKLPDLLRA; translated from the coding sequence GTGTCGACTCCTGACCTCCTGATCGTGGGCTCCGGCCTGTTCGGCCTGACCATCGCCGAGCGCGCGGTCGCCGAGCACGGCGCGAAGGTGACCCTCATCGATCGGCGTCCCCACCTCGGCGGCAATGCGTACTCGGAGGCGGATCCGGTCACCGGGATCGAGGTCCACAAGTACGGTGCGCACCTGTTCCACACCTCGAACCCGCGGGTCTGGGAGTACGTGAACGGATTCACCGACTTCACCGGCTACCGGCACACGGTGTACACGACCCACCAGGGCGTGGTGTACCCGATGCCGATCAATCTCGGCACCGTCAACCAGTTCTTCCGCGCTGCCTACACCCCCGACGAGGCCCGGGCGCTGATCACCGAGCAGGCCGGGGAGCTGGCCGGCACCGATCCGGAGAACCTCGACGAGAAGGGCATCTCCCTGATCGGGCGTCCGCTGTACGAGGCGTTCATCAAGAACTACACGGGCAAGCAGTGGCAGACCGACCCCAAGGAGCTGCCCGCCTCGATCATCTCCCGGCTCCCGGTGCGCTACACGTACAACAACCGGTACTTCAACGACACCCACGAGGGCCTGCCGACGCAGGGGTACACCGCGTGGCTGGAGCGGATGGCGGACAATCCGAACATCGAGGTCCAGCTCGAGACCGACTACTTCGACGCCTCGCAGCCGCTGAACAAGGACGCCGTGCGCGGGAACATCCCCGTGGTCTACACCGGTCCCATCGACCGGTACTTCGACTACCAGCAGGGTGAGCTGGGGTGGCGCACCATCGACCTGGAGACCGAGCACCTCGAGGTGGGCGACTTCCAGGGCACCTCGGTGATGAACTACGCCGACGCCGAGGTCCCCTACACCCGGATCATCGAGCCCCGCCACTTCCATCCCGAGCGGGACTATCCCACCGACCGCACGGTGATCCAGCGCGAGTACTCCCGTTTCGCGGAGTCCGGTGACGAGCCGTACTACCCCATCAACTCCGGTTCCGACCGCGAGACCCTGCTGGCCTACCGCGAGCTCGCCGACGCCGAGCCGAGGACCCTCTTCGGCGGCCGCCTGGGCACCTACCAGTACCTCGACATGCACATGGCGATCGGCTCCGCCCTGTCCATGGCGGACAACAAGCTGCCCGACCTGCTGCGGGCGTGA